One region of Clostridia bacterium genomic DNA includes:
- a CDS encoding DUF126 domain-containing protein: MQIIKGRKVIGGKAKGEALVTSEPICFLGGIDVKTGQVTEVGHPLYGKSIAGKILVFPTGKGSTGGSYLIYEAASNGVGPAAMINYNVEQVTAIGCIIAEIPLIDQAELDPIKLIKDGDCVEVDADAGTITIL, translated from the coding sequence ATGCAAATTATTAAAGGTCGTAAAGTAATTGGCGGCAAAGCAAAGGGGGAAGCTTTAGTAACCTCTGAGCCAATATGTTTTCTTGGTGGTATAGATGTAAAGACAGGGCAGGTTACGGAAGTAGGCCATCCTCTATATGGTAAAAGTATTGCGGGGAAAATATTAGTATTTCCTACAGGAAAGGGTTCTACAGGAGGTTCTTATTTAATATATGAAGCAGCATCCAACGGTGTAGGTCCAGCAGCTATGATTAATTATAATGTTGAACAGGTTACTGCCATTGGCTGCATCATAGCGGAGATTCCCCTGATAGATCAAGCAGAGCTTGACCCCATAAAGCTTATAAAAGATGGTGATTGCGTAGAAGTGGATGCAGATGCAGGAACCATCACTATATTATAA
- a CDS encoding FAD-binding protein, producing MYDVIIVGAGPAGATLARLIGKRYKVLMLDKRQLIETSLRRTFEKCCGGLIAPDAQHMLATLGLGVPKDVLVGPQLFTVRTIDMQNSIERYYQRHYINVDREKFDQWMVSLIPDEVDIRCGCLFKRYEEEDDRFKVSYIQNGKEYVEYANMLVGADGASSVVRKQAFPAEAAPKLYTSIQEWLKFDNALPYFSSIFDSQITDFYSWTIPKEDCLLVGTAIPYGEDAWGKFNLLKEKMRNYNYKLGKSIKTKGAFIYRPVKLDQICTGRGRIALIGEAAGWISPSSAEGMSYSMRSALALAQSLESGLDDFIGNYKKNVASLKRNILVKNLKSPFMYNPIIRKAVMKSGLLSMEIKG from the coding sequence ATGTATGATGTTATAATTGTCGGCGCTGGACCCGCAGGGGCCACACTGGCAAGGCTAATAGGAAAAAGATATAAAGTACTTATGCTGGACAAAAGGCAGCTTATCGAAACATCATTAAGGAGGACCTTCGAAAAATGCTGCGGCGGGCTTATTGCGCCTGATGCTCAGCATATGCTGGCGACTTTGGGTCTGGGAGTGCCTAAGGACGTACTGGTTGGACCACAGCTTTTTACTGTAAGAACAATCGATATGCAGAACTCCATAGAAAGATACTACCAGAGACATTACATAAATGTTGACAGGGAGAAATTTGACCAGTGGATGGTTTCGCTGATTCCGGATGAAGTAGATATTAGATGCGGCTGCTTGTTTAAGAGATATGAAGAGGAGGATGACAGGTTCAAGGTAAGCTATATTCAAAACGGTAAGGAATATGTGGAATATGCGAACATGCTTGTAGGAGCAGATGGAGCCTCGTCGGTAGTAAGAAAGCAGGCATTCCCCGCTGAAGCTGCTCCAAAGCTTTATACGTCTATACAGGAATGGCTTAAGTTTGATAACGCGCTGCCTTACTTTTCATCAATATTTGACAGCCAAATCACAGACTTTTACTCGTGGACAATTCCCAAAGAGGATTGCTTGCTTGTGGGTACCGCAATTCCATATGGCGAGGATGCATGGGGAAAGTTTAATCTTCTAAAGGAAAAGATGAGAAATTATAATTATAAATTAGGTAAAAGTATAAAGACCAAAGGTGCTTTCATATATAGACCTGTTAAGCTTGATCAGATATGCACAGGAAGAGGCAGGATAGCACTTATCGGAGAAGCGGCAGGCTGGATAAGCCCCAGCTCGGCAGAGGGTATGAGCTACTCAATGAGAAGTGCCCTTGCTCTGGCGCAGAGCTTAGAGAGCGGTCTGGATGACTTTATAGGCAATTATAAAAAGAACGTTGCTTCACTGAAAAGAAATATCCTTGTCAAGAATTTGAAATCACCCTTTATGTACAATCCGATAATACGAAAGGCAGTGATGAAATCAGGACTCTTAAGCATGGAGATAAAGGGATAG
- a CDS encoding XRE family transcriptional regulator, which translates to MENLNEVVARNLKSIREEKKLSLDKVAEFTGVSKSMLGQIERGESNPTITTVWKIANGLKISFTSLINTPQQDTVIINRSEIEPLIEDNGKYRLYPYFPYEDGRRFEVYSVEIEKGGYLSADAHPEGTQEFITVFDGELTIRVNDEEYSIKEGDSIRFKADKSHTYHNSGNKLAKVSLVIYYPL; encoded by the coding sequence TTGGAAAACTTAAATGAGGTAGTTGCCAGAAACCTAAAAAGCATACGTGAAGAAAAGAAGTTAAGCCTGGACAAGGTAGCAGAGTTTACCGGCGTAAGCAAGAGCATGCTCGGACAGATAGAAAGAGGAGAGTCAAACCCAACTATAACTACAGTCTGGAAAATAGCTAACGGCCTCAAAATTTCCTTCACTTCTCTTATTAACACTCCACAGCAGGATACCGTTATTATAAATCGAAGTGAAATAGAGCCTCTTATTGAGGATAATGGAAAGTATCGACTTTACCCATACTTCCCCTATGAGGATGGACGGCGTTTTGAGGTATATTCTGTAGAGATTGAGAAAGGCGGATATTTAAGTGCTGATGCTCACCCCGAAGGCACTCAGGAGTTTATAACGGTATTTGATGGTGAATTGACTATTAGAGTAAACGATGAGGAGTATTCAATAAAAGAGGGAGACTCAATCAGATTTAAGGCCGATAAATCCCACACCTATCATAATTCGGGCAATAAGCTTGCAAAGGTAAGTTTGGTTATTTATTACCCCCTTTAA
- a CDS encoding methyl-accepting chemotaxis protein — MKYFLNLKLSQKLVASFIFVCLFIGIVGYSGLANMSRINSNAESLYNENFIGTNSIRTIKENLDEVYTDFLYIVYVRDSDILVKRFTNIDLLKLENDKLMQEFEKTNSIIKGKELFDQFKTDLQDYRSIQEEIISLVKNNQYEEAAAAFTKVTESKTKTYEVLDKLVDLNTQMAANTYIINNSIYKNSINFILVTTVIGFSVAILFGLIISTVISRQLRKVMLFAEAIGNGDLTKSININTKDEIGALAKALNKAGENTRQLISDIIAGAGDISTLSEELSATVEEVSSTMESISESTGEISKGAEELSAATEEITATIEEVSAATAELSNNATDADSSSNEIQIRAAQIKEKGSRSMESVRSIYDVKQANVLRAIEDGKVVENIKVMADIISDISAQTNMLSLNAAIEAARAGEQGKGFAVVANEVRHLAEQSSQTVVNIQNVTIQVKTAFDNLSQNTREILDFIENTVDPDYKAFVGMGIQYEEDALYIHGMANKISSASKLMSESMEQIDSAIQNVSATAQQTSAGTDSIADSLKDTAVAIEEIAKSTQNQAVLAKKLNNMVEKFKI; from the coding sequence ATGAAATACTTTCTGAATCTCAAGCTGTCCCAAAAACTGGTGGCCAGCTTTATTTTTGTGTGTCTATTTATAGGGATTGTTGGATATTCCGGTTTAGCTAACATGTCTAGAATTAATTCAAATGCAGAAAGTCTATATAATGAAAATTTTATTGGGACAAACTCTATAAGAACAATTAAGGAAAATCTTGATGAAGTATACACGGATTTTTTATACATTGTATATGTGAGAGATTCTGACATTCTTGTCAAGCGCTTTACCAATATAGATTTGCTTAAATTAGAAAATGATAAGCTGATGCAAGAATTTGAAAAGACAAACAGTATAATAAAAGGAAAAGAACTATTTGATCAGTTTAAGACGGATCTACAGGATTACAGAAGCATACAAGAGGAAATCATCAGTTTAGTCAAAAATAACCAGTATGAGGAAGCAGCAGCCGCATTTACAAAAGTAACGGAATCAAAAACAAAGACATATGAAGTTTTAGACAAGCTCGTAGATTTAAATACACAGATGGCTGCCAATACTTATATTATTAACAATTCAATATATAAAAACTCAATTAACTTTATTCTTGTAACAACAGTCATAGGTTTTTCAGTTGCAATTCTATTTGGTTTAATTATATCAACTGTCATCTCGCGACAGCTTAGAAAGGTTATGTTGTTTGCAGAGGCTATTGGCAATGGGGACCTTACAAAATCAATTAATATTAATACAAAAGACGAAATAGGTGCTTTAGCTAAAGCGCTTAACAAAGCCGGAGAGAATACGAGGCAGCTTATTTCAGACATCATAGCTGGTGCAGGAGATATCAGTACTTTGAGCGAAGAATTATCAGCAACAGTAGAAGAGGTTTCTTCAACTATGGAAAGCATCAGCGAGTCCACTGGTGAAATATCCAAGGGAGCCGAAGAGCTCAGTGCTGCAACTGAGGAAATTACGGCAACAATTGAAGAGGTAAGCGCAGCTACAGCTGAACTTAGCAATAATGCGACCGATGCTGATTCCTCCTCCAATGAGATACAAATACGTGCTGCCCAAATAAAAGAAAAAGGGAGCCGATCAATGGAATCAGTAAGATCGATATATGATGTAAAGCAGGCTAATGTACTTAGAGCCATTGAAGATGGAAAGGTAGTTGAGAATATAAAGGTAATGGCCGATATTATTAGTGATATTTCCGCTCAGACAAACATGCTTTCATTAAATGCTGCTATTGAAGCCGCAAGAGCAGGAGAGCAAGGCAAAGGATTTGCCGTAGTTGCGAACGAGGTTCGTCATCTAGCTGAGCAATCATCACAAACTGTAGTTAATATCCAAAATGTAACTATTCAAGTAAAAACAGCATTTGACAATCTGTCTCAAAATACAAGAGAGATATTAGATTTTATAGAAAATACAGTAGATCCAGATTATAAGGCATTTGTCGGTATGGGCATACAATATGAGGAAGATGCTCTATACATACATGGAATGGCAAACAAGATTTCAAGTGCCTCAAAATTAATGTCAGAATCTATGGAGCAAATAGACAGTGCAATCCAAAATGTTTCAGCTACTGCCCAACAGACTTCAGCCGGTACTGATAGTATTGCAGACAGTCTAAAGGATACTGCTGTTGCAATTGAGGAAATAGCTAAATCAACTCAAAATCAAGCTGTGCTGGCAAAGAAGCTCAATAATATGGTTGAGAAATTCAAGATATAA
- a CDS encoding LysE family transporter codes for MNLVPFLSYVFVTTFTPGPNNIMSMTNANRDGFKKTINFNLGVFAGFMVIMLACSYFNLLLFNLIPRVKIIMAIIGSIYMIYLAYNIYTNKHVEGENDNTHMNSFLTGFLLQFVNPKVILYGITAISSFIIPYYNTHAALMLFSLLLAFVGFVSTTCWALFGALFQKFLSKYRKAFNITMSLLLLYCAVAIFEMIL; via the coding sequence ATTAACTTAGTTCCTTTTCTTTCGTATGTATTTGTCACAACCTTTACTCCTGGCCCTAATAACATAATGTCGATGACAAATGCCAACCGGGATGGCTTCAAAAAGACAATCAATTTCAATCTTGGCGTTTTTGCAGGTTTTATGGTCATTATGCTGGCATGCAGCTATTTCAATCTGCTGTTGTTCAACCTTATACCAAGAGTAAAAATCATTATGGCCATCATAGGATCAATATATATGATCTATCTGGCATATAATATCTACACCAACAAACATGTTGAAGGAGAAAACGATAATACCCATATGAATTCATTTCTTACTGGATTTTTGCTGCAATTTGTTAATCCAAAGGTTATATTATATGGAATCACAGCTATTTCCAGCTTCATAATACCCTATTACAATACACATGCAGCACTGATGCTATTCTCACTCCTGCTGGCTTTTGTGGGGTTTGTCTCAACAACTTGCTGGGCCTTGTTCGGTGCATTGTTTCAAAAGTTCTTATCGAAATACAGAAAAGCTTTTAATATAACAATGAGCCTCCTGTTATTGTATTGTGCTGTAGCTATTTTTGAAATGATATTATAG
- a CDS encoding GntR family transcriptional regulator, with product MKDNCKQMAYDYLYNSIITNQLKPGQPVIEQEISDNLGTSRTPVREALKQLESEGLVRHMPGRGAFVSEVTTEDVEEIFVLREMLEVLALQVAWKKIGDEEINKAEQFLSSLDSNCSIDDFYKSDRMIHDLIVRNGNNRRLEGFLNNINAQIERIRILSSLTPQRLGKSKAEHLEIISAMKERNLEKTEELLRVHINNVKESAIEVCRSMRYSR from the coding sequence ATGAAGGATAATTGTAAACAAATGGCTTATGATTATTTATACAATTCCATAATAACCAATCAACTAAAGCCGGGACAACCTGTTATCGAACAGGAAATATCCGACAACCTCGGAACCAGCCGTACCCCTGTACGAGAAGCGTTGAAACAATTAGAGTCAGAGGGTTTAGTTCGTCATATGCCTGGAAGAGGTGCATTTGTCTCTGAAGTCACCACAGAAGATGTAGAAGAGATATTTGTGTTAAGGGAAATGTTGGAAGTACTTGCGCTGCAAGTTGCATGGAAAAAAATTGGGGATGAAGAAATAAATAAAGCAGAACAGTTTCTTTCATCACTAGATTCAAATTGTTCTATAGATGACTTCTATAAGAGTGACAGGATGATTCATGATTTAATAGTACGTAATGGTAATAATCGCAGACTTGAGGGCTTTCTAAACAATATTAATGCTCAAATAGAGAGGATAAGGATACTTTCATCATTAACTCCTCAGCGCCTTGGCAAATCCAAAGCAGAGCATCTTGAAATCATTAGCGCTATGAAGGAAAGAAATTTAGAGAAGACTGAGGAGTTATTGCGAGTTCATATAAATAATGTTAAAGAGAGTGCAATAGAAGTTTGCAGAAGTATGAGATATAGTAGGTAA
- a CDS encoding SpoIIE family protein phosphatase gives MSYFIDIAYNSLNKYGEELCGDKVEIVRTEDSVIIVISDGLGSGVKANILATLTCKIAATMLKEGASIFETVDTIIQTLPVCSVRKLAYSTFTIIKIHESGQVYVAEYDNPPIFLLHKGKNQTDMQNTAILVNDRIVKESSFLMSEGDALTVVSDGVVHAGVGGILNLGWQWGNIEEYLERQACIEKCAANISKSLIEACHNLYESRPGDDATVVTVKLRQSEEVDLFTGPPLNPEDDAWIIKKLKQAKGRRVVCGGTAAKIAARELNQEIVTNMDFFDLEVPPTASIKGIDLVTEGVLTLRKTVDKIKAYINSSANREGRCSFDKLDGASQLAKLLIEDCTHLNIWVGKAVNPAHQNPDFPIDLGIKLKVVAELADLMERLGKRIQLTYI, from the coding sequence ATGAGTTATTTTATTGATATAGCCTATAATAGTTTGAATAAATATGGTGAAGAGCTCTGCGGAGACAAGGTCGAGATAGTACGCACCGAGGACAGCGTGATAATTGTCATCTCCGATGGCTTGGGCAGCGGCGTAAAGGCGAATATTCTCGCTACCCTTACCTGTAAGATTGCAGCCACTATGCTTAAGGAAGGCGCAAGCATTTTTGAGACTGTGGATACCATCATTCAGACCTTGCCTGTATGCAGCGTACGAAAGCTTGCATATTCAACCTTTACAATAATAAAAATTCATGAGAGCGGGCAGGTATATGTAGCCGAATATGACAATCCGCCAATATTCCTCCTGCACAAAGGGAAAAATCAGACCGACATGCAAAATACTGCGATTTTGGTGAATGACCGTATAGTAAAGGAAAGCTCCTTCCTTATGAGCGAGGGTGATGCGCTTACTGTTGTCAGCGACGGTGTAGTTCATGCCGGCGTAGGTGGAATTCTAAATCTGGGCTGGCAGTGGGGGAACATAGAAGAATACTTGGAACGCCAAGCTTGTATAGAGAAATGTGCAGCTAATATATCAAAGAGTCTTATTGAGGCATGCCACAACCTTTATGAGAGCAGGCCGGGGGATGATGCCACAGTGGTCACGGTAAAGCTCCGACAGTCCGAAGAAGTAGACTTGTTTACAGGCCCTCCATTGAACCCCGAAGATGATGCCTGGATTATCAAAAAGCTTAAGCAGGCCAAAGGCAGGAGAGTAGTTTGCGGCGGGACAGCTGCTAAAATTGCTGCACGTGAGTTAAATCAGGAAATAGTAACAAATATGGATTTTTTTGATCTGGAGGTACCTCCTACCGCATCTATAAAGGGAATAGACCTGGTGACCGAAGGTGTGCTCACTTTACGAAAGACCGTTGATAAAATTAAAGCGTATATCAATAGCAGCGCTAACCGTGAGGGCCGCTGCAGCTTCGACAAGCTGGATGGTGCCTCTCAACTGGCAAAGCTCCTGATAGAGGATTGCACCCACTTGAATATCTGGGTGGGCAAAGCGGTAAATCCTGCTCACCAAAATCCTGACTTTCCTATAGATCTTGGAATAAAGCTCAAAGTGGTTGCAGAACTGGCAGATCTTATGGAGCGCTTAGGAAAAAGGATTCAACTAACTTATATTTAA
- a CDS encoding RraA family protein, whose product MPFEQYRARLEKLSSTNIADALDTYGLKGATYGIRPIWEGASKIVGEAVTVKLIAAGLTKGKNHLGVKAIDAAKAGDVIVVDNGGRLDTSCWGGILANGAKMKGVNGVVIDGACRDVDDYVDIKFPVYSRGSVVATARGRIMEEATNIMIQFAGVQVRPGDIVFGDRSGVVVIPAEKLEEVLVKAEELYEKEEAMISEIRAGKSMLEVDNKYSYEKMLSK is encoded by the coding sequence ATGCCGTTTGAACAATATCGAGCACGACTAGAGAAGCTATCCTCAACAAATATTGCTGATGCATTGGATACATACGGTCTAAAGGGTGCTACCTATGGAATTCGTCCTATTTGGGAAGGTGCAAGTAAAATAGTTGGAGAAGCGGTTACGGTTAAATTGATAGCAGCTGGGCTGACAAAGGGTAAGAATCATCTAGGAGTTAAAGCCATCGATGCGGCTAAGGCCGGGGATGTAATAGTAGTCGATAACGGCGGACGATTGGACACTTCATGCTGGGGTGGAATTTTGGCCAATGGAGCAAAGATGAAGGGCGTAAATGGAGTAGTAATTGATGGGGCATGTCGTGATGTAGATGACTATGTAGATATCAAATTCCCTGTATACTCAAGGGGTTCTGTTGTAGCAACTGCACGTGGAAGGATTATGGAAGAAGCAACTAATATAATGATTCAATTTGCAGGTGTTCAAGTCCGACCTGGAGATATAGTATTTGGTGATCGCAGTGGAGTTGTAGTTATTCCTGCGGAAAAACTGGAAGAAGTTTTAGTAAAAGCTGAAGAACTTTATGAAAAAGAGGAAGCTATGATTTCTGAAATACGTGCAGGAAAGTCTATGCTTGAAGTAGATAATAAATACAGTTATGAAAAGATGCTCAGTAAGTAA
- a CDS encoding NAD(P)H-dependent oxidoreductase subunit E gives MIIQVCIGSACHLKGAYNVINSLQKLINEKSLQDIITLRAAFCLGCCTSAVSVQIDDGPVLSVCDNTVGQFFDEHVAGRF, from the coding sequence ATGATAATTCAGGTTTGCATAGGAAGCGCCTGTCATCTAAAAGGCGCATACAACGTCATAAATAGTCTTCAGAAGCTTATCAATGAAAAGAGCCTTCAGGACATTATAACTTTAAGAGCAGCTTTCTGTCTGGGCTGCTGTACCAGTGCTGTTTCGGTGCAGATAGATGATGGTCCGGTACTTTCAGTATGTGACAATACTGTTGGGCAGTTTTTTGATGAGCATGTCGCTGGGAGGTTTTAA
- a CDS encoding [Fe-Fe] hydrogenase large subunit C-terminal domain-containing protein has translation MNLINFSKANCKNCYRCLRSCPVKAIQIKDEQANIMEDRCIACGHCLSVCPQDARNIRSDLNQIKAYIAEGKTVIASLAPSFAGAFEMSDPGQMDTALKQLGFSIVEETASGADVVTMLYNEYLTESDQTNLITTCCPSANYLIEKYHPSLIPLMIPIASPMLVHGRLLKHTLGSDICVVFIGPCVAKKAEAFGMQYNGSIDAVLTFEELSQWLFEEDIDLKQLPPSGFDHRASSKGRQYPISGGVVGSLPTAGRNKSYELLKVDGINKCLEVFQALEKGLLENVCVEVSICEGSCLGGPGMPKDNRNHFKCYQRVREYSKKQEASSYGYYETDALLDSISFSKEFHDKALRNSPASEEDLVRVLSRMGKYTPADELNCGACGYNSCREKAKAVIDGMAEMSMCLPYMRSKAESLSNVIFEHSPNIIMLVDEELRVKEFNPTAERLFNISAIGAKDKPVSLLMDDSDFVKVIETRQGIYKQKVRFSQYDLVFMMNLVYLEKQNLILAIMMDVTLDEKHKEELTRVKQNTLEAAQKVITKQMRVAQEIAGLLGETTAETKVILTKLKEIVIGEAGDLE, from the coding sequence TTGAACCTCATTAATTTCTCTAAAGCGAACTGTAAGAACTGCTATCGATGTCTGCGCTCCTGCCCGGTAAAAGCAATCCAGATAAAGGATGAGCAGGCTAATATAATGGAAGACCGCTGCATTGCCTGTGGCCATTGCCTGTCCGTGTGTCCCCAGGATGCAAGAAACATAAGAAGTGATCTTAATCAAATCAAAGCTTATATTGCCGAAGGCAAAACTGTTATAGCAAGTCTTGCTCCCAGCTTTGCAGGAGCATTCGAGATGTCAGACCCCGGGCAAATGGATACCGCTCTGAAACAGCTTGGCTTTTCTATTGTTGAAGAAACCGCCTCAGGGGCTGACGTTGTGACGATGCTGTATAATGAGTATTTGACCGAAAGTGACCAGACTAATCTTATTACCACCTGTTGTCCTTCTGCCAACTATTTAATAGAAAAGTACCACCCTTCTCTTATTCCGCTTATGATACCTATTGCATCCCCTATGCTGGTCCACGGACGACTTTTAAAGCATACACTAGGTTCAGATATCTGCGTAGTTTTTATTGGTCCTTGTGTGGCAAAAAAAGCTGAGGCATTTGGCATGCAATATAATGGTTCAATAGATGCTGTATTGACCTTTGAGGAACTAAGTCAATGGCTGTTCGAAGAGGATATTGATTTGAAGCAGCTGCCCCCTTCTGGCTTTGATCATAGGGCTTCATCCAAAGGGCGTCAGTATCCCATTTCAGGAGGAGTTGTAGGAAGCCTTCCAACCGCTGGACGTAATAAGAGCTATGAACTCCTGAAGGTTGACGGTATAAACAAATGCCTGGAGGTTTTTCAGGCCTTGGAGAAGGGGCTGCTTGAAAATGTCTGCGTAGAGGTAAGCATTTGCGAAGGGAGCTGCCTGGGAGGGCCGGGAATGCCTAAGGATAATAGAAACCACTTCAAATGCTATCAACGTGTCAGAGAATATTCAAAGAAGCAGGAAGCCTCAAGCTATGGTTATTACGAGACAGATGCATTACTTGATTCCATAAGCTTCTCGAAGGAATTCCATGATAAAGCCTTAAGGAATTCTCCTGCATCAGAGGAAGATTTGGTAAGAGTACTTTCCAGAATGGGGAAGTACACACCTGCTGACGAGCTCAACTGTGGAGCTTGCGGTTATAACAGCTGCCGGGAAAAGGCAAAGGCTGTAATTGACGGCATGGCGGAAATGTCCATGTGTCTGCCCTATATGAGAAGCAAGGCAGAAAGCTTGTCAAACGTCATATTCGAGCATTCCCCGAATATTATCATGCTTGTGGACGAGGAACTGCGGGTTAAGGAGTTCAACCCCACAGCAGAAAGACTTTTCAATATAAGCGCCATTGGTGCAAAGGACAAGCCTGTAAGCCTCTTAATGGATGACTCGGATTTTGTGAAGGTTATTGAAACAAGACAGGGCATTTATAAGCAGAAGGTGCGATTTTCACAATATGATTTGGTTTTTATGATGAATCTGGTTTACCTGGAAAAGCAGAACCTTATACTGGCTATCATGATGGATGTAACACTGGATGAGAAGCATAAGGAAGAGCTTACACGGGTAAAGCAGAATACCCTTGAAGCCGCTCAAAAGGTAATTACGAAGCAAATGCGGGTGGCTCAGGAAATTGCTGGACTATTGGGAGAAACAACTGCAGAGACCAAAGTAATACTTACCAAGCTAAAGGAAATAGTTATTGGAGAAGCCGGTGATTTAGAATGA
- a CDS encoding aconitase X catalytic domain-containing protein, with the protein MRLTNEEERMLEGKYGYPVQKAMEILVKLGEIYNAEEMLPISSVHMPGASAVVAGEAATKFVEMMAEKGGKFRVFTTLNTAAIDFEFWKEIGYPEDIYKLQNRLTRAYEAMGGIACHSCTPYLIGNNPRLGENIAWGESSAIAFVNSVLGARTNRHGGPSALAAALTGRVPAYGYHLQENRYGHILVNVTTVLNGIDDYGSLGYWVGKIVESKVPVFTGIPKDVTNDQLKMLSAALASSGSVALFHVVGITPEAPTVDAAFGGRQPELVLEFGKNQLMEGQNSLNKQQGQEISLVTIGCPHASISEIGTIAKMLANKKLHAGVELWVITAMPNKIYAERCGYKGIIEAAGGHIISDTCPILSPMAYVAKEKGYTAIATNSAKLAHYAPGQWALPTYYGSMERCINAALNGRF; encoded by the coding sequence ATGCGATTAACAAATGAAGAAGAACGGATGTTAGAAGGTAAATATGGGTATCCTGTGCAAAAAGCAATGGAAATCCTTGTGAAGTTAGGTGAAATTTATAATGCTGAAGAGATGCTTCCAATATCCAGCGTACATATGCCAGGAGCATCAGCAGTAGTTGCTGGTGAGGCGGCAACTAAATTTGTAGAAATGATGGCTGAAAAAGGAGGAAAATTCAGAGTATTTACAACTTTGAATACTGCAGCTATTGACTTTGAATTTTGGAAAGAAATCGGTTACCCAGAAGATATATATAAATTGCAAAACAGGCTTACTCGCGCATATGAAGCTATGGGAGGGATAGCCTGCCACTCATGTACGCCTTATCTAATAGGAAACAATCCCCGACTTGGAGAAAACATAGCTTGGGGTGAATCATCAGCGATTGCTTTTGTCAATTCAGTACTTGGAGCTCGGACAAACCGACACGGAGGTCCATCAGCACTTGCAGCTGCACTTACTGGACGTGTTCCTGCGTACGGGTATCATCTTCAGGAAAATAGGTATGGGCATATATTGGTTAATGTGACAACGGTATTGAATGGTATAGATGATTATGGCAGCTTGGGTTACTGGGTTGGAAAAATTGTAGAGAGCAAAGTACCTGTCTTTACTGGTATTCCTAAAGATGTAACTAATGATCAGCTTAAGATGCTTAGTGCTGCCCTAGCTTCATCAGGTTCTGTTGCATTATTTCATGTAGTAGGTATTACTCCGGAAGCACCTACTGTAGATGCTGCTTTTGGAGGACGACAACCTGAGCTGGTGCTTGAGTTTGGGAAGAATCAATTAATGGAAGGTCAGAATTCTCTAAATAAACAGCAAGGGCAAGAAATTTCACTGGTAACAATCGGATGCCCACATGCATCAATCTCCGAAATCGGGACGATTGCTAAAATGCTTGCCAATAAAAAGTTACATGCCGGAGTAGAATTGTGGGTAATTACTGCAATGCCAAACAAAATTTACGCAGAACGATGCGGCTATAAGGGAATTATCGAAGCTGCAGGAGGTCATATAATTAGTGATACTTGTCCGATTCTTTCGCCTATGGCTTATGTAGCTAAGGAAAAAGGATATACGGCCATCGCTACAAATTCTGCAAAATTAGCACATTATGCTCCGGGGCAATGGGCACTCCCAACCTATTATGGTAGCATGGAGAGATGCATAAATGCCGCTTTGAACGGCAGATTTTAA